In Gopherus evgoodei ecotype Sinaloan lineage unplaced genomic scaffold, rGopEvg1_v1.p scaffold_31_arrow_ctg1, whole genome shotgun sequence, a single window of DNA contains:
- the LOC115640539 gene encoding phospholipase A2 inhibitor subunit gamma B-like isoform X1, whose product MEASLVICILAALLATGASLQCEVCEGQGTSCMGSMRPCPAGEDSCAIAVTVTTMAGVNTQSIHKGCVMSSQCRAGLISMNFGYGMTTRTSVACCLGDTCRTTTVAVPPADTKPNGRRCRGCYALNADHCNEQTINCTGSETRCLDATGTITSGRNQMQMVMKGCVSQSICDQLQVGLGSVAGVNESLTTAKCTVESGAADGAPGPARLLPALTGLLLLKLLS is encoded by the exons ATGGAGGCTTCTCTTGTCATCTGCATCCTTGCTGCTCTCCTGGCTACGG gagCCTCTCTGCAGTGTGAGGTTTGCGAAGGCCAAGGAACCAGCTGCATGGGCAGCATGCGGCcctgcccagctggggaggaCTCTTGTGCCATCGCTGTGACAGTAACCACAATGG CGGGAGTGAACACCCAGAGCATTCACAAGGGCTGTGTGATGTCCAGCCAGTGTAGAGCTGGCCTCATCTCGATGAATTTTGGGTATGGAATGACAACAAGGACAAGTGTCGCCTGCTGCCTGGGAGACACCTGCAGAACAACCACAGTTGCAG TGCCCCCGGCTGACACCAAACCCAACGGCCGGCGCTGCCGCGGCTGCTACGCGTTGAACGCTGATCACTGCAATGAGCAAACCATAAATTGTACTGGATCCGAGACCCGATGTCTCGACGCTACTGGGACCATAACATCTG GTCGAAACCAAATGCAGATGGTCATGAAGGGCTGCGTCTCCCAGTCCATCTGCGACCAGCTACAAGTGGGTTTGGGAAGCGTTGCAGGTGTCAATGAAAGTCTAACCACGGCCAAATGCACAGTGGAATCTGGTGCGGCGGACGGGGCTCCAGGACCAGCCAGGCTTCTCCCGGCCCTCACTGGGCTTCTCCTGCTGAAGCTTCTCTCCTGA
- the LOC115640539 gene encoding phospholipase A2 inhibitor and Ly6/PLAUR domain-containing protein-like isoform X2, whose protein sequence is MGSMRPCPAGEDSCAIAVTVTTMAGVNTQSIHKGCVMSSQCRAGLISMNFGYGMTTRTSVACCLGDTCRTTTVAVPPADTKPNGRRCRGCYALNADHCNEQTINCTGSETRCLDATGTITSGRNQMQMVMKGCVSQSICDQLQVGLGSVAGVNESLTTAKCTVESGAADGAPGPARLLPALTGLLLLKLLS, encoded by the exons ATGGGCAGCATGCGGCcctgcccagctggggaggaCTCTTGTGCCATCGCTGTGACAGTAACCACAATGG CGGGAGTGAACACCCAGAGCATTCACAAGGGCTGTGTGATGTCCAGCCAGTGTAGAGCTGGCCTCATCTCGATGAATTTTGGGTATGGAATGACAACAAGGACAAGTGTCGCCTGCTGCCTGGGAGACACCTGCAGAACAACCACAGTTGCAG TGCCCCCGGCTGACACCAAACCCAACGGCCGGCGCTGCCGCGGCTGCTACGCGTTGAACGCTGATCACTGCAATGAGCAAACCATAAATTGTACTGGATCCGAGACCCGATGTCTCGACGCTACTGGGACCATAACATCTG GTCGAAACCAAATGCAGATGGTCATGAAGGGCTGCGTCTCCCAGTCCATCTGCGACCAGCTACAAGTGGGTTTGGGAAGCGTTGCAGGTGTCAATGAAAGTCTAACCACGGCCAAATGCACAGTGGAATCTGGTGCGGCGGACGGGGCTCCAGGACCAGCCAGGCTTCTCCCGGCCCTCACTGGGCTTCTCCTGCTGAAGCTTCTCTCCTGA